AATGTAAAGTCATTTGGAAATGCGTCTTGGCAGTGCCAAGGTCTTTTGACATTCTGATTAATTCTTGTTGAAGTCACTGTGACTTCTAGGTTTTTCAACAAGCGCCAATCTTAACGTGAATTTGATTCCAGTTGCTATTAGCTCTTTATCTCTCCGATGAGATTATGCTCAGTTGGTGATGCAAATTTACTTAGGTAGTTGTAAAAATGAGCCAATTGTCTGCAATATCAGCTGAGTTTAtgcatctttttttctttttggagacGAGCCGTTTGTTTTCATTTCCTGCTAACAACTGGATGTTCCTTTCTTAATAGGAAGTTTATCCAGTAGTTGCTTCTCTTTCTGCAACTATGCCCCTTACAATAGCATCATAAATCTGCCCAAGTATTATTGCTCCTAATATTTGCTTATAAATGCAGGAGGAGAGTTCAAACTGTGGTGAAGGCTTCTTCTCGGGTGGATAAGTTTTCGAAAAGCGATATTATTGTTTCTCCATCCATCCTTTCTGCTAACTTTTCTAAATTAGGAGAGCAGGTTTGTTGTCACATGGATCCCTTGCTTTACCATTTTTATATATAGATCTTATAAAGGTGTACTTCTATTTGGAAACCAGATATGAGAAAATTTGCTATTACATTTACGAGTTTGATATATTGAGTAAACACATTTTGCCTTCCTTCTTTTAGGTCAAGTTCTTTTATgaatttcttctttttgtttctgATTTCTCATAAACATGCCAGTTAAGCTGATTAATCAATCATAGCAGTAAGTGCTTTACTCTTGTACCTTTCATGCATTTAGGTGAAAGCAGTTGAGCAGGCAGGCTGCGACTGGATTCATGTAGATGTGATGGATGGCCGATTTGTTCCAAATATAACTATtggacctcttgtagttgattcCTTGCGCCCTATCACTGATCTTCCATTGgatgtgcatctggtatttcccATTGTTCATGTGGTAAAACTAATTTCAGGTCTATAGGCATGAGAATGCTTTTGCTAATGTTCAATTTCAACGGACCATTGCAGATGATCGTCGAACCTGACCAGAGAGTACCTGATTTCATAAAAGCAGGTGCTGATATCGTCAGTGTTCACTGTGAGCAATCTTCTACCATCCACTTGCATCGTACAATAAATCAGGTAAGAATATCTCTTTCTcgctttctttcttttgtttgataTATACAAGGAGTCTTAAAAAATCTTAGCAACAATGTTTTCAAAAGTGTTGGTGTACTACAACCTGAGGAATTCCTCTTCATCCCTACTTTTTTGGATTACATGATAGGTTAGCCCAtgcaaaatatatttttggatcaaatACAAACAGTAAAGGGCTTTTTGCTGTTCTCATATACAAATGTTATGAAGGTATAAGTGCACAGTATGCAATTCAGATTCAGCTATCTTAATGGTATTGATGCATGGCTTTTCTTTGGCTGCTGCAGCTAGTTGTGTGAGCCTCAAGATAACGGCTAAAAGTGATCTCTCAAACAAAGAATTGCATTGTTGTTTCTATGAAATTTTCTGCATTTTTCTGTAGGAGCAAGCTACAAATTTGCTAAAAGCTTTCTTTTGGTGGGATTAGGCCTACCAACTGCCTTACCCTTGGTAAAAGTTTTGTACGTGGGACTTGTTCGGTGTCGTTGTCAATCTTCTGAAATTTTGGCATCACTTATCTAAAAAGATTTACTCTTGGTTCTGTTATCCTTCAGACCCATGAATGCTCAGAGGCATGCTTGTTTTTGTCAAATACGAGTTTCCTTTTTGTCAATAGTGACTATCTCATCATAGGAATTAGATTGCAAACCTCTTCTCTTAAGTTAAGATTGTTAGGAATGTGATACATAAGTGCAGATGTAACAGAATTACCACCAGTCTAAAGTTTTCACTTAGTATAAATTTTCGATTGTGAGATCAATCCATGATTCTTGGTGTCTTTTATCAGAAGTTTAAATACTGGTGTTTTTCATTTACCTTTATTGCATGCTTTTCTTTTAGGATATAAGTTAAAAATAACTTGCTGGAGTAAGTGACTAATTATTCGTGATGAAATTTATTACTTTTCTTGTAGATAATGCCTCTCTTGAACACTTTTTTTCATGACGCAATGCATCCAAACTCACATCATAGGGATTAGAAAAGAAAATGTAGAGTGCTAGTTTTTCTTATATCGAATACTTATTTATTgagagtttctttttttttttttactttttctgatTACCTTCTACATTAGATCTACTTTTTCTATTTAAAATGAACTATTCCTTCTAGAAAAAATGTATAGGATTATGGTTGGGTGTTCCATGATATTGAAAATGGCGTGCTGTAATTTGTAATTGTGGAAGCCTATATGATACAGAAATTCAGCTGGTGACATTTCAGAATACTATGATTTTGTTACCCAAAGAAAGTTCTAACTTCATGGTTAGCTTCTTATGTTTTTCCTGTCTTATCCATTATTCACATTATTTAAGTTTTTCTTGACCACCTTCGTAATTATTTCTGGTTCAGATTAAAAGTTTGGGAGCTAAAGCTGGGGTTGTCCTCAATCCTGGAACCCCTTTAACCGCAATTGAATATGTTCTTGATGGTAAGATGTTGCTTCTTAAAGACAATTTTTCGGAGATGATTACTCTAAGTATATTTCCTATTATTCTTCTGCTTCAACTTTCTTCTTTAATACTGGTTATGTGAGAGTCAATAGTGAAATTGGGAATTGTTGGCTTTGTATAGGTAATATAGATTGGGTATCTTTCAAAGTTGGCTTTGTATGGTAGAAAAGCATGTAAAAGCACCTTAGATCCTGCTAGTTAAATCATTAGGCTTACCTATGCTGAATATACTGTACAATGTTGCAACGTTTTAAGATTGGTGAACGAAGCGAAAACTTGGAAAGTGTGCCCTTGAACTACTTGTATATTAATCTGCATGCAACAGGGAAACCTGAGCTTAGAGATGCTGATTCGAAAAGCAAGGTGTTAGAGTCCCACATTAGTTGAGAGTATGTGTTGCAGTCCCTTTATTTGGTCTTTCGAAATCCTCcctcatgagctagcttttggtATTAAGTTAGGCTCAAGGTATATTATTCTTAATATGCTATTAGAGCTAGAGCCGATCTTTATTCTTGGTTTGCCTAATGTTGGGCTCCAATTTTATGTTGTCAATGCTCCAGATGTCAGTTCTGGCTCCTGGCCTTTTGGgcggggtgggggtgggggtggggggtgttGTGGGGGTGATCTTCCAGTCTATAACCTGTATGCTGCCTCTAGAAGGCTAGGTCAGGTAAGGCATTAAACATTGGATCCAAAGTGATAAATTGCTTatgtctttatttttgtttgtgcaACAGCTGTTGATCTGGTGCTGATAATGTCTGTAAACCCTGGATTTGGGGGACAGAGCTTCATTGAAAGTCAGGTCAAGAAAATCTCAGACTTGAGAAGAATCTGCGCAGAGAGGGTAATTCTTTTACCCTTTTTTCAGTCTCTGTAAAGTGCAAACTACGCAATGCAATGACATGCCTATTTTAACTTTGCAGGGACTAAACCCTTGGATTGAAGTTGACGGTGGTGTTGGTCCCAAAAATGCTTACAAGGTGATTGATGCTCTCCCATGATTATAACTCCTCTCCCAACTAGCTTGTCACTTGACCCTCATTAAAtctgaaaatatttatttttcatcttaTATATTGGAATAAGTCATAGGATGTGAAGACAGGATAAATCTTACCTGCGGCATTTCAAGTGGCGTGCAAATGCTACTACTTGATTTGTACCTTGTGAATTCGAATCTTTTCTAAATTGTTCTGATATTCTATCAGTTTCATGGAGCACAGCCTTATCTTTCTCCATATCTTGCCATTTATTTTGGCAAACGTGTTTTATATTGTAACGAAGAGTAACCTACTTCTCAAATTATAGAGAATTGTATGTGATGATTACAAAGAGAACATTGTGCATCAAAGCAACCAACCATTAACCATGGTTCCTTGCAGGTCATTGAAGCTGGAGCCAATGCTTTGGTAGCTGGTTCTGCCGTCTTTGGAGCTCCTGATTATGCTGAAGGCAAGGATATAAAGACTCTTTATTTTGCTTTACTGAGAGACCCATAACTTGATGTTCATTAGTTAATAAACTTGGAACTTACAAATTGTGTAAACATGTTGCAGCTATTAAAGGAATCAAGACAAGCAAAAGGCCTGAAGCAGTTGCTGTATGAAGTTCCTGCCTACTTGGTTCAAGTCGTCATAACTGTTAATATGGAGTTGTTCTGTGTATGTTCATCgtcaatttctgatttttcttctttatgtttttcagCCAAATTTCATTaagattattatttttctttacatTATCATATCTTTATTAACATTTGTGAACATTAGAGGGAGCAATCTTTAAGGTTGACCTTGATATATTTGTATTCATTGCACATACGGAAGTTCGTGCTATATGTATTTACAGTGGGAGAGAAATACCCGTTATCCATATCATGGTTTACAAGACGATGACTAGATTCAATTTTTTAATCAATAGACCTTTCTTTTACTATGTtttgtgaggctgagacaagaTTGGTAGGATGGAAGTATAGATCTACTAGGTCTTTATAAGTGGATTGCACTTTCATCGTTTAGTTCCTTACATTTCTGTGGAGTCCTCACAATAGCTTTATTTGCATTTGACGCAGATGACGGCGCGAATCCCAGCAGCAAAGCAAGAATAGTTGCGAGGCTGCAGCATGGTTCACTCTATATTCAGACATAATAGGGAAAATAAAATAGCCCATCTCAGAGGTTTCGTGTAATACAGTATATTGTGCAACTTATCTTGCATAGGGAACAAGATAATTCTACATTGAATATCCAATTTTCAATTATTTCCAAATCATTGGATATTTTGTTGATGTTTATGAGTTAGTGTCAAGTTCCGGACTAAATGCCCTAGCCCTCACGCGGAAGGAATAAATGGTTGCAACCATATTCCGTTGTGCTTTAGCCTCAATATAACATCACAGCGAGGGAAATTGTCTTTAGCAATCCATCAGATGATTATGTAGAATTACAACGAATTGATGATAC
This DNA window, taken from Nicotiana tabacum cultivar K326 chromosome 4, ASM71507v2, whole genome shotgun sequence, encodes the following:
- the LOC107831470 gene encoding ribulose-phosphate 3-epimerase, chloroplastic — protein: MATTASCVGSSTLLQSQINGFGGSLKLQKPNSLTFTRRRVQTVVKASSRVDKFSKSDIIVSPSILSANFSKLGEQVKAVEQAGCDWIHVDVMDGRFVPNITIGPLVVDSLRPITDLPLDVHLMIVEPDQRVPDFIKAGADIVSVHCEQSSTIHLHRTINQIKSLGAKAGVVLNPGTPLTAIEYVLDAVDLVLIMSVNPGFGGQSFIESQVKKISDLRRICAERGLNPWIEVDGGVGPKNAYKVIEAGANALVAGSAVFGAPDYAEAIKGIKTSKRPEAVAV